In a single window of the BD1-7 clade bacterium genome:
- the gabD2_2 gene encoding Putative succinate-semialdehyde dehydrogenase [NADP(+)] 2 yields MAIIQPKGTNEEGRQVLSLTNPANGEFLYDIECQTAEDVNAVIEKAHLAQPAWAALSVTQRVEYMMRLREQILDQQDRIIDVVIKETGKPMQDALTFEIYAVCAFISYWCKQASKTLKEETFRASGIMGLMKKVHMQYCPLGVVGVIAPWNGPFVLTANPTIQALLAGNTVVAKGSEITPICSKILEDLCRDAGFPEGVCQVLIGDGSTGAALTSSPMIDKVAFTGSVATGKKVAESCLQNLTPYSLELGGKDAMIICADADLDKAAHGAVWGGCVNTGHFCCGIERIYVEAPVYDAFVEKVTKIASALRQGQQFGVDEDLGAVFWDRQMSIIEDHVNDAIARGAKPTTGGKRVGDGKGLYFPATVLVDVDESSDLMKKETFGPVLPIIKVANEEEAIAKANDSNYGLHGSVWTQDKLKGLRIARRIQTGSMAVNDIGMMYGVPNAPFGGVKESGMGSINGQNGLRGYTHPKPIIVGRYAGMDSGYPHDQKKYDQMKKLMNFMWQSTIGRLLLGP; encoded by the coding sequence ATGGCGATTATCCAGCCCAAAGGCACGAATGAAGAAGGCCGTCAGGTACTGAGTCTGACTAATCCGGCAAATGGCGAGTTTCTCTACGATATCGAGTGCCAAACTGCGGAAGACGTCAATGCGGTGATTGAAAAAGCTCACCTGGCACAGCCAGCTTGGGCGGCTTTGAGCGTCACTCAACGTGTTGAATACATGATGCGCTTGCGCGAACAAATACTTGACCAACAAGATCGAATTATTGATGTCGTCATCAAGGAAACCGGCAAACCGATGCAGGATGCTCTGACATTCGAAATCTATGCCGTGTGTGCTTTCATTTCATATTGGTGTAAGCAGGCTTCGAAGACACTGAAGGAAGAAACCTTCCGTGCCTCGGGTATCATGGGATTAATGAAAAAAGTCCACATGCAATACTGTCCATTGGGTGTAGTTGGTGTTATCGCACCTTGGAATGGCCCGTTTGTTTTGACGGCTAACCCAACTATTCAAGCATTGTTGGCAGGTAACACAGTCGTCGCCAAGGGTTCTGAAATTACGCCGATTTGTTCGAAAATTCTTGAAGATTTGTGCCGTGATGCAGGCTTCCCTGAAGGGGTTTGCCAAGTATTAATCGGTGATGGCAGCACGGGTGCTGCATTAACGTCGTCGCCGATGATCGACAAAGTAGCGTTCACCGGTTCGGTCGCAACAGGCAAAAAAGTGGCAGAATCATGCTTACAAAACCTGACGCCGTATTCGTTGGAGCTCGGTGGTAAAGACGCCATGATTATTTGTGCCGATGCGGATCTGGATAAAGCTGCACACGGTGCTGTGTGGGGAGGCTGTGTTAACACCGGTCATTTCTGTTGTGGTATCGAGCGTATCTATGTTGAAGCGCCTGTGTACGATGCGTTCGTTGAAAAGGTCACTAAGATAGCTTCGGCGCTTCGCCAAGGTCAGCAGTTTGGTGTTGATGAAGATCTAGGCGCAGTGTTCTGGGATCGTCAGATGTCGATCATTGAAGATCATGTGAATGACGCGATTGCACGCGGCGCCAAGCCAACGACCGGTGGTAAACGTGTGGGTGACGGTAAAGGTTTGTATTTCCCAGCAACTGTATTAGTGGATGTTGATGAATCCAGTGACTTGATGAAGAAAGAAACCTTTGGCCCAGTACTACCAATCATCAAAGTAGCGAATGAAGAAGAAGCCATCGCCAAGGCAAATGACTCCAATTACGGCCTGCATGGCTCTGTCTGGACTCAGGATAAACTCAAGGGCTTGCGTATTGCCCGTCGTATTCAAACCGGTTCTATGGCGGTTAACGACATTGGCATGATGTACGGAGTGCCAAATGCACCGTTTGGTGGTGTGAAGGAAAGCGGTATGGGCTCTATCAATGGCCAGAACGGCTTGCGTGGATACACACACCCGAAGCCGATTATTGTTGGCCGGTACGCGGGCATGGATTCAGGTTACCCCCATGACCAGAAAAAGTATGACCAAATGAAAAAGCTCATGAACTTCATGTGGCAATCCACTATCGGCCGTTTGCTGCTGGGGCCATAA
- the recD_1 gene encoding RecBCD enzyme subunit RecD, translated as MSEQLSLMYDSEPSAPSAASVDSDKNKRQSDALLLRDHPMAFRLAEYLVQQIETEAERTTLRLVVNALGAALQQGHVCLNLERVASRAALRDFAIDTRLGDLDSTLSAVRGWPFVQDENGEMPIDAKAYLSLKGTRLYLARYADWEQRLAENLHNRSVGSKTQIQQTTAVERVEIALNDGAVDWQRAAVKNSGLSHLSIVVGGPGTGKTTTVARILARILEQEKAANYRIGLAAPTGKAAARMAGSLAAKIEESDLPSDLKQCVPTTAQTLHRLLAWMPSTRRFHYHKENPLLLDCLVVDEVSMIDMGLFVALLEALPKHARLILLGDPFQLASVQAGNVLAELCQTDALANFSEARAGLLELPASVISKTPYALMDNIVFLQKSWRFRDDAGIGRLASACLSGDWPAFEQGLCDSDIDFLDKQHVDAENTLMDALSEHHCDIASAADIHMAFQRLSRFQLLCANREHEWSTGYFNQRMASRVSRSGVKTVVIDEQLCYHGMPVMMQRNLAQQGLFNGDVGILFEEGGQLWLWFDSAEKGLIRFVPTQVRGWLSAHAITIHKSQGSEYDRVAIVLPQPDSPLQTRQLLYTAITRAKSAVTLLAALPELQKAVATPNQRYSGLRERLSALAAST; from the coding sequence ATGAGCGAACAATTATCGTTGATGTATGACTCAGAGCCGTCAGCGCCATCGGCGGCATCAGTCGACTCAGATAAAAATAAGCGGCAATCTGATGCGTTGTTGTTGCGTGATCACCCGATGGCCTTCCGACTGGCAGAGTATCTGGTTCAGCAGATTGAAACAGAGGCAGAAAGAACCACATTACGGCTTGTTGTTAATGCGCTGGGCGCGGCATTGCAACAAGGCCATGTTTGCCTGAATCTGGAGCGGGTAGCCAGTAGGGCTGCATTGCGTGATTTTGCGATTGATACCCGGTTGGGTGATCTAGATAGCACACTATCTGCAGTGCGTGGTTGGCCATTTGTGCAAGATGAGAACGGCGAGATGCCGATCGATGCCAAGGCATACTTGAGTTTGAAGGGAACGCGTCTGTATTTGGCACGTTATGCCGATTGGGAGCAGCGACTTGCTGAAAACTTGCACAACCGTTCGGTGGGTAGCAAGACGCAGATACAGCAAACCACTGCCGTTGAGCGAGTGGAAATAGCGTTGAACGATGGTGCAGTCGATTGGCAACGCGCTGCAGTCAAAAATAGCGGACTGTCGCACCTGAGTATTGTTGTTGGAGGCCCCGGCACTGGGAAAACCACAACGGTTGCACGCATTCTTGCGCGTATTCTCGAGCAGGAAAAAGCCGCAAATTATCGCATCGGCCTGGCGGCACCGACTGGGAAAGCCGCAGCCCGTATGGCCGGCTCATTGGCTGCCAAAATAGAAGAAAGCGACTTACCGAGTGACTTGAAGCAGTGCGTGCCAACTACAGCACAAACGTTACATAGATTATTGGCGTGGATGCCCTCTACACGTCGATTCCACTACCACAAAGAGAACCCATTGTTGCTGGATTGCCTTGTGGTAGATGAGGTATCCATGATCGATATGGGTCTTTTCGTTGCGTTACTGGAGGCACTTCCTAAACATGCCCGTTTGATATTGTTAGGTGATCCGTTTCAGCTTGCGTCCGTGCAAGCGGGTAATGTTTTGGCTGAACTGTGTCAGACAGACGCTTTAGCAAATTTCTCTGAGGCACGCGCAGGGCTATTGGAATTACCCGCCAGTGTGATTAGCAAAACACCCTATGCACTGATGGATAACATTGTCTTCCTGCAAAAGAGTTGGCGCTTTCGGGACGATGCAGGTATTGGACGGTTAGCCAGTGCTTGCCTTAGTGGCGATTGGCCGGCATTTGAACAGGGGCTGTGTGATTCAGATATCGATTTTTTAGATAAACAACATGTGGATGCCGAAAATACCTTAATGGATGCGCTGAGTGAGCATCATTGCGACATTGCCAGCGCTGCCGATATTCATATGGCATTTCAGCGATTGTCTCGATTCCAGCTTTTGTGTGCAAACCGTGAACATGAATGGAGTACGGGGTATTTTAATCAGCGCATGGCAAGCCGCGTGTCGCGCAGCGGTGTCAAAACGGTCGTTATTGATGAGCAGCTCTGTTATCACGGCATGCCGGTGATGATGCAGCGGAACCTCGCGCAACAGGGCCTGTTTAATGGTGATGTGGGTATTCTTTTTGAAGAGGGCGGGCAGCTATGGTTGTGGTTCGATTCTGCCGAGAAAGGCCTGATACGCTTTGTGCCCACCCAGGTTCGTGGTTGGCTTAGTGCCCACGCGATTACTATTCACAAGAGCCAGGGGTCTGAATACGACAGGGTGGCTATCGTATTGCCTCAGCCCGACTCACCATTACAAACTCGGCAATTGCTCTATACGGCGATCACGCGGGCGAAATCAGCGGTGACTTTGCTTGCAGCACTTCCTGAGCTGCAGAAGGCCGTTGCTACGCCGAATCAGCGCTACTCAGGCTTGCGCGAACGATTATCGGCGCTGGCGGCAAGTACCTGA
- the mdtC_2 gene encoding Multidrug resistance protein MdtC: MFFQRYANAVTRYPKLSLVLSAVLFLLFVFLARDVRLNNHFAALFSIDNEDNAYREFYREVFGADDGLLMAIVQLPDDDPTAMNQVFFSHLEVAVEKLEQTGNYNRVLSPVSTSVIRAGKDDEIIIDPLFADDEISDAMRLKLLRESPATGGRLVSIDHNTVAVIAEMPTDFDRFRKIQEPAEYFRSTMNGAFVDMPTVSVQFAGIPFTRIGILELMLRDLFLLVPLTALIVGLVSFLIFRSYAVVWITLLTTLFGLAATVGMMGINGDDVNQLTITFPVLLMVIIVANSTHFYHRYFRECQFGTDQQTAVSIVTTRVGKAAFLSCLTTAIGFYALMTADMKILRSFGLYLGSGVLVSYVGMMLIIPACLMLAKPKAGNISTFTGKDWVSRCVAYSTSVRGRRWVTAAGVASLLGGGWLGYHIEYDYFLKDMLAPDHPQVVAGEVAEQKLSGALPLEVSLLGEPGAFKQADVLKKMRQTGDWLHVKGFGDHALSMADIVQSLNHAISGDNAIPDSNEAVAQLLLLAEGSSDAILEQLVNFDYSHARIRVNGSDLGADYLVTVKAEFNEYTETLFAGTGVKARMTGEAPVAYEGMNKLSRELLESVLMALVFIVITIQLVFRDWRLSLGSVFPNILPVILGLAFYALSGQSLNPLPGIAFCIAIGIAVDDTVHLFARFNEELQAGKPRVQAIIDAVDEVKGALIISSGILTCGFLVFLISGFSWNRDLGWLGAALIVIALFADLVFTPAVLSFGDARKDKV; the protein is encoded by the coding sequence ATGTTTTTTCAACGATATGCCAACGCGGTAACCCGTTACCCCAAGCTTAGCTTGGTGCTTTCCGCAGTACTTTTCTTACTGTTTGTTTTTCTCGCCCGTGATGTGCGATTGAACAATCATTTTGCTGCTTTATTTTCTATTGACAATGAAGATAACGCTTACCGTGAGTTCTATCGAGAGGTATTCGGTGCAGATGACGGCTTGTTGATGGCCATAGTGCAATTACCTGATGATGACCCTACCGCGATGAATCAGGTATTTTTTAGCCATCTTGAAGTCGCTGTCGAAAAACTCGAGCAAACCGGTAATTACAATCGTGTTTTAAGCCCGGTATCGACAAGTGTGATTCGAGCCGGCAAAGACGATGAGATTATTATTGACCCCTTGTTTGCTGATGATGAGATCAGTGATGCCATGCGTTTAAAGCTTTTACGGGAGTCGCCGGCAACCGGCGGGCGCTTGGTTTCGATTGACCACAATACTGTGGCCGTCATTGCTGAAATGCCGACAGATTTTGACCGTTTTCGCAAGATTCAGGAGCCTGCGGAGTATTTCCGTAGCACCATGAACGGGGCATTTGTTGATATGCCCACTGTGTCTGTGCAGTTTGCGGGTATCCCGTTCACGCGTATTGGCATTCTTGAATTGATGTTACGGGACTTATTTCTGCTCGTTCCATTAACGGCGCTTATTGTCGGATTGGTGAGCTTTTTGATCTTTCGCTCATACGCAGTGGTTTGGATCACCTTACTGACAACCCTGTTTGGGTTGGCCGCGACAGTCGGTATGATGGGTATAAACGGTGATGATGTTAACCAATTAACCATCACGTTTCCGGTGCTATTGATGGTTATTATTGTCGCAAACAGCACGCATTTTTATCATCGCTATTTTCGTGAATGCCAATTTGGAACCGATCAACAAACGGCGGTAAGCATTGTTACCACGCGGGTGGGTAAAGCGGCCTTTTTGTCCTGCTTGACAACCGCTATTGGCTTTTATGCACTGATGACCGCTGATATGAAAATTCTGCGCAGCTTTGGCTTGTATCTGGGCTCGGGTGTGTTGGTCAGTTACGTTGGGATGATGCTGATTATTCCTGCCTGCCTGATGTTGGCGAAACCTAAAGCGGGCAATATCAGTACATTTACTGGCAAAGATTGGGTGAGTCGTTGTGTGGCTTATTCAACCTCCGTTAGAGGTCGCCGCTGGGTTACCGCGGCAGGGGTTGCCAGTTTGCTCGGTGGTGGCTGGCTAGGCTATCACATCGAATACGATTACTTTTTGAAAGATATGCTCGCACCGGATCACCCGCAGGTTGTTGCCGGTGAAGTGGCAGAGCAGAAGTTGTCAGGAGCGTTACCGCTGGAAGTCTCGTTGTTGGGTGAGCCGGGCGCGTTCAAACAAGCGGATGTTCTGAAAAAAATGCGTCAAACCGGCGATTGGTTACATGTAAAAGGCTTTGGTGATCATGCGTTAAGTATGGCTGATATCGTGCAGTCCCTGAATCATGCAATTAGCGGCGACAATGCCATTCCGGACAGTAATGAAGCTGTCGCCCAGCTGCTGTTGTTGGCCGAAGGCAGCTCGGATGCGATTCTTGAGCAGTTGGTGAATTTTGATTATTCACATGCACGTATTCGCGTAAACGGATCGGATCTGGGGGCAGATTACCTAGTGACGGTTAAAGCCGAGTTTAATGAGTATACCGAAACCTTGTTTGCCGGAACGGGTGTTAAAGCCCGAATGACCGGTGAAGCGCCTGTCGCCTATGAAGGCATGAATAAACTCTCACGGGAGTTACTTGAAAGCGTATTGATGGCATTGGTTTTTATCGTGATTACCATACAGTTGGTATTTCGTGATTGGCGGTTGTCTCTTGGCAGTGTGTTCCCGAATATTCTGCCAGTTATTTTAGGGCTTGCCTTTTATGCGTTATCGGGTCAAAGCCTAAACCCGTTACCCGGCATCGCATTTTGTATTGCGATTGGTATTGCTGTTGATGATACCGTGCATTTGTTTGCTCGTTTTAATGAGGAACTGCAGGCCGGAAAACCGCGGGTTCAGGCTATCATTGATGCGGTGGACGAAGTCAAGGGCGCGTTGATTATTTCCAGTGGCATCCTCACTTGTGGGTTTTTGGTGTTTCTCATTTCAGGTTTCAGCTGGAATCGCGATCTCGGATGGTTAGGAGCCGCGCTGATCGTGATAGCCTTGTTTGCTGATTTGGTGTTTACACCGGCTGTATTATCGTTTGGCGATGCACGCAAAGATAAAGTCTAG
- a CDS encoding Deacetylase, with product MRISIVNWVFVLFSSVGWISAAVADEIDILIQNGFVIDPANNRNGIMDVAVTDGRISRIQPSIPAENATTVVDATGLFVVPGLIDVHSHLFVGTRDSRYLANSYDAIAPDSFSFRSCASTMVDAGSSGWRNFETFKRQTIDHSQTRVLAYLNIVGGGMRGYEHEQKLEDMSVQKTAEMIRRYPDLLVGVKLAHYDSPSWVPTNRAIAAAEQAGVPVMIDFGSAQPELSLEKLLLEKLRPGDIFTHAFANVNGREPIVDQQGRVKPFIFEALDNGIRLDVGHGGGSFLYSQAVPALRQGVYPTTLGTDLHIGAMNAGLKNLPNLMSKFLNLGMPLDEVIEAVTSRAAESIGRADLGSLTENNVADIALLNIDNGSFGFYDVKPEKMQGERRIDCQLLVQEGRVVWDANGLSIPFYVPAVN from the coding sequence GTGCGTATTTCAATCGTAAATTGGGTGTTTGTGCTGTTCTCGAGTGTTGGTTGGATATCTGCCGCGGTCGCGGATGAAATCGATATTTTGATACAAAACGGTTTTGTTATTGATCCGGCAAATAATCGCAATGGCATTATGGATGTTGCAGTAACGGATGGCAGGATATCCCGCATTCAGCCATCGATACCGGCAGAGAATGCTACTACTGTGGTCGACGCAACAGGATTGTTTGTTGTGCCGGGGTTAATTGATGTGCATTCGCACCTGTTTGTCGGAACACGAGACTCGCGTTATCTGGCAAATAGTTATGATGCGATCGCACCAGATAGTTTTTCATTTCGAAGTTGTGCGAGCACCATGGTCGATGCCGGTAGTTCGGGCTGGCGTAACTTCGAAACCTTCAAGCGGCAAACAATCGATCATTCTCAAACACGCGTACTGGCCTATTTAAATATTGTTGGTGGCGGCATGCGTGGGTATGAGCATGAGCAAAAGCTTGAAGATATGTCGGTACAAAAAACCGCAGAAATGATCCGCCGTTACCCTGATTTATTGGTTGGCGTCAAACTTGCCCACTATGACAGTCCGAGTTGGGTACCCACAAACCGAGCGATCGCAGCGGCCGAGCAGGCCGGCGTGCCGGTGATGATCGATTTTGGTTCTGCGCAGCCGGAGCTGTCATTGGAAAAACTCTTGCTTGAAAAGCTGCGGCCGGGCGATATTTTTACCCATGCCTTTGCAAATGTTAACGGGCGTGAACCGATCGTTGATCAACAGGGCCGGGTAAAGCCTTTTATCTTCGAAGCGTTGGATAATGGTATCCGATTGGATGTTGGGCATGGCGGCGGTAGTTTCTTGTATTCGCAGGCTGTACCAGCGTTGCGGCAAGGCGTTTATCCGACGACACTCGGTACCGATTTGCATATTGGTGCAATGAATGCCGGCTTAAAAAACTTGCCAAATCTTATGTCTAAGTTCCTGAATTTGGGCATGCCGCTCGATGAGGTTATCGAAGCGGTTACCTCACGCGCAGCAGAATCCATCGGGCGTGCAGATCTTGGATCATTAACCGAGAACAATGTCGCTGATATTGCACTGCTTAACATCGACAACGGCAGCTTTGGTTTTTACGATGTGAAACCCGAGAAAATGCAGGGTGAGCGGCGTATCGATTGTCAACTATTGGTTCAAGAAGGGCGTGTTGTTTGGGATGCCAATGGGCTTTCGATTCCGTTCTACGTTCCTGCTGTAAACTGA
- the ycbX gene encoding putative protein YcbX, with the protein MHVQIDSLVIHPVKSLAGVACELMDFDALGARHDRRYMLVDASGKFVSQRTCPIMALASVADVGESWCIKTPDNNKLLLPKAGDCSKPVPVNVWSDTFSAWEQPEELSIWFSEWLGLSVRLVYIGAAAQRPVDPDYAPAPCHVGFSDGFPLLLTHTASLKALNLELPFTIGMERFRPNIVVSGGDAWAEDHWRRLNTADGSQSLLSVKPCSRCAIPTIDPATAERQKVVWQVLKKLRTGSDGQVYFGHNLLHLSDQRLQVGQTLSVNACD; encoded by the coding sequence ATGCACGTTCAGATTGACAGCCTAGTTATTCATCCGGTGAAATCCCTTGCGGGCGTCGCCTGCGAGTTGATGGACTTTGATGCTCTCGGTGCGCGGCATGATCGCCGTTATATGCTGGTGGATGCTTCTGGTAAATTTGTCTCTCAACGCACCTGCCCAATCATGGCGTTGGCTAGTGTTGCCGATGTCGGTGAGAGCTGGTGTATAAAAACGCCCGATAATAACAAGCTACTGCTACCTAAGGCGGGCGACTGCAGTAAACCTGTGCCGGTTAATGTCTGGAGTGACACGTTTTCTGCTTGGGAGCAGCCTGAAGAACTCTCTATTTGGTTTAGCGAATGGCTAGGATTGTCTGTGCGACTGGTTTATATCGGTGCCGCAGCGCAGCGTCCAGTGGACCCGGATTACGCCCCAGCACCGTGTCATGTCGGTTTTTCTGATGGTTTCCCGCTGTTGTTAACACATACAGCATCGTTGAAAGCACTGAATTTGGAACTCCCGTTTACAATTGGGATGGAGCGATTTCGCCCTAATATCGTTGTCAGCGGCGGTGATGCGTGGGCCGAAGACCATTGGCGTCGGCTGAATACGGCGGATGGCAGTCAGTCGTTGTTGTCGGTGAAGCCTTGCAGCCGTTGTGCAATTCCAACGATCGATCCGGCAACAGCAGAGCGTCAAAAGGTTGTCTGGCAGGTGTTGAAAAAATTGCGCACGGGTAGCGATGGGCAAGTGTATTTTGGCCATAACCTGCTGCATTTGAGTGATCAGCGTTTGCAGGTAGGGCAAACCTTATCGGTGAATGCTTGCGACTAA
- the blc gene encoding Outer membrane lipoprotein Blc encodes MKRQLLIAITALTGALLTACTGIPKGVEPVKDFSLPLYLGTWYEIARLDHSFERGMSHVTAEYSMRDDGGVRVINRGYLDKQQRWKEAEGKAYFVNNNDTGYLKVSFFGPFYGAYVVFDLEPQIVTSTADQKPYQLSYVSGPDTSYLWLLSRTPEVDDNVIEAFKQRAASLGFDANKLIRVDQSLPKPPAPTSN; translated from the coding sequence ATGAAACGTCAGCTCTTAATTGCGATAACAGCCCTAACCGGTGCGTTACTGACCGCTTGCACGGGTATCCCCAAGGGTGTTGAGCCCGTAAAAGACTTCAGTTTGCCGCTCTATTTAGGCACCTGGTATGAAATTGCCCGATTGGACCATTCCTTTGAACGCGGGATGAGCCATGTCACTGCCGAGTACAGTATGCGTGATGATGGCGGCGTAAGAGTCATCAATCGAGGATATCTCGACAAACAACAACGTTGGAAAGAAGCCGAAGGAAAAGCCTATTTTGTTAACAATAATGATACGGGCTACCTGAAAGTATCTTTCTTTGGCCCATTTTATGGCGCCTACGTTGTATTTGATCTGGAACCGCAGATAGTCACCAGCACCGCCGACCAAAAACCGTATCAATTGTCGTATGTCAGCGGGCCTGACACATCCTACTTATGGCTGCTATCACGCACCCCCGAGGTCGACGACAACGTCATTGAAGCATTCAAGCAACGTGCAGCAAGCTTAGGTTTTGATGCCAACAAATTAATCCGGGTCGATCAATCATTACCCAAGCCGCCTGCACCGACCTCCAACTAA
- a CDS encoding putative signaling protein produces the protein MFIQSQPFGWLNQIIDYFIHKNRYVNPIDLYRARILVGSLLTVALSSLVICLFLLSQYFKEPHAEIGMLLTAGLTILYGLNLAIFKNYGSITVIAHSCVAPLYIALMFSAIVSGGPLATSSQILFLLPVLTYFTAGGRAGLIWFSIVLVSQLAIYGIYWRGYRFISLMTDSQYIEQSLVHWLSTLVGLIGITAAYESANQRLIAQREAEGENNRYLSQHDLLTGLKNRAFFAQQITRRLFEGDFFKQHFSLYLIDIKAFKQINQAHSYGTGDRILVEFSQRLARLAGDHPIARMDGNTFAMAMPVNKDMNDTPERICEMILASATQPFSVENTVVSPSVAIGFSLYPDNGNSFETLLEKAETALMQAKSSPYCCCGFDEIEPNTGSQVST, from the coding sequence ATGTTTATACAGTCACAGCCATTTGGCTGGCTAAATCAAATTATCGATTATTTCATACATAAAAATCGCTATGTAAATCCAATCGATCTCTATCGTGCACGTATACTCGTTGGTAGTTTATTGACGGTTGCGCTTTCGTCGTTAGTTATCTGTCTTTTCTTACTTAGCCAGTATTTCAAAGAACCCCATGCAGAAATCGGCATGCTACTAACTGCCGGGTTAACGATTTTATACGGGCTCAATCTCGCCATTTTCAAAAATTACGGCAGTATCACAGTGATCGCCCATAGCTGTGTCGCCCCGCTCTATATTGCATTAATGTTCTCTGCCATCGTCTCTGGTGGGCCATTGGCAACATCCTCACAAATCCTGTTTCTTTTGCCGGTGCTAACGTATTTTACAGCCGGTGGCCGTGCGGGCTTGATCTGGTTTTCTATCGTTTTGGTCTCACAGCTCGCCATCTATGGTATCTACTGGCGGGGCTATCGTTTCATCAGTTTAATGACAGATTCCCAATACATTGAGCAAAGCCTAGTTCATTGGCTTAGCACGCTGGTTGGCCTGATTGGAATAACCGCCGCCTATGAAAGCGCGAATCAGAGACTTATTGCGCAACGAGAAGCCGAAGGTGAAAACAACCGCTACTTGTCACAGCACGATCTATTGACAGGCCTCAAAAATCGCGCTTTTTTCGCCCAACAAATTACTCGAAGGCTGTTCGAAGGCGATTTTTTCAAACAGCATTTTTCGCTGTACCTCATCGACATCAAGGCCTTTAAACAGATAAATCAAGCCCATAGCTATGGCACCGGCGACCGAATTCTGGTCGAATTTTCGCAGCGTCTGGCACGATTGGCCGGCGATCACCCCATCGCTAGAATGGATGGAAATACATTTGCCATGGCGATGCCGGTCAACAAGGATATGAATGACACACCTGAACGTATTTGCGAAATGATTCTTGCTAGCGCAACCCAGCCGTTTAGTGTCGAAAATACTGTTGTTTCCCCCAGCGTTGCGATCGGTTTCAGTCTATACCCCGACAACGGCAATAGCTTTGAGACGCTATTAGAGAAAGCTGAAACAGCCTTGATGCAAGCGAAGTCATCCCCATACTGCTGCTGTGGTTTTGACGAAATTGAGCCGAATACCGGCTCCCAAGTTTCAACATAG
- a CDS encoding NAD(P)H dehydrogenase (quinone) — MPAQLLLVFHSQSGRNETLALHMRQAASAVAQGCEEPVSVVLKRAWEADSDDFCAADLIVMIAPENFGNISGGLKDFLDRVFYPAERAEALGKPYALVLDTGNSGTGCVQRIETIMQGLNARQVQAPLVLYGKPDDAAIAQARELAEALVVGLDMGVF, encoded by the coding sequence ATGCCTGCACAGTTGCTGCTGGTTTTTCACAGTCAATCTGGCCGGAACGAAACGTTGGCTTTGCATATGCGTCAGGCCGCAAGCGCGGTTGCGCAAGGTTGTGAAGAGCCCGTTAGCGTCGTGCTCAAGCGCGCTTGGGAGGCTGATAGCGACGATTTTTGTGCAGCTGACTTAATCGTTATGATAGCGCCGGAGAACTTTGGCAATATATCTGGCGGTTTGAAAGACTTTCTTGACCGTGTGTTTTACCCCGCCGAACGTGCTGAAGCATTGGGTAAACCTTATGCGCTGGTACTTGATACTGGCAACAGTGGCACAGGTTGTGTTCAGCGTATTGAAACGATTATGCAGGGGCTCAATGCGCGGCAAGTACAAGCACCCTTGGTTCTTTACGGTAAACCGGATGACGCCGCTATTGCGCAGGCTCGCGAGCTTGCTGAGGCGCTAGTTGTTGGCCTGGATATGGGCGTTTTCTGA